Part of the Gemmatimonadaceae bacterium genome is shown below.
GGCGACTCCACGATGTACCCCTCCTGGTTGAGGCGCTGCAGCGCCCCCCGCACCGGCGTGCGGCTCACGCCGAGTCGAGTGGCCACGTCCGTCTCGATGATGCGCGCACCCGGTGCCAGCTGACCGCGCACGATCAGCTCGCGCAGCTTGCGGTACACGACCTCCGGTCGCGCGCTTCGGCGCGCTGTGGATCGTGGCGTGCTCACCGGCTGGCTCCGGTCCATCCGGGCCCGCGCAGCACGCGACCCGGCTTGGCGCCGGTGTGCTGCCCATCCCGCCAGACATGCGTTCCGTTCACGAACACGTGTCGCACCCCGGTCGAGACCTGGTGTGGCTGGGTGAACGTCGCGCGATCGGCAATGGTGGCCGGATCGAAGATCACCACGTCCGCGTAGAAGCCCGGCTTGAGCAGGCCACGATCGCCGATCGACAACCGCGTCGCGACCGCAGCGCTGGCCTTGCGCACCGCATCTTCGAGCGGGAGGACGTGACGATCCCGCACGTAGTGCCCGAGGATACGCGGGTAGGTGCCGTATGCGCGTGGGTGGGTGAGCCCCCTGGCCGCGGAATCCGGATCCCAGCCATCGGCATCGGTCCCGAACTTCATCCACGGCTGCCGCATCTGCATTTCGACGTTCTCCTCCGACATCATGAACACCAGCATGCCCAGCTGGCCGTTGGTGGCGAGCAGCAGGTCGACGATGGTGTTGGCCGGATCGCGGCCGCGGGCCGCGGCGATCTCGGAGATGCGCTTGCCCTCGTACACCCTGAGCGAATCCTGCGTGTAGCCGACCGTCATCACGCCCTGCGCGGTCGCCATTCGACACAGGTTTTCCCACGTGGTGCGATCGCTGTTCATCTCGGCCAGGATGCGCGCGCGCGTGCTGGCATCACGCAGGTTGTCGAGGAGTTTGTCGTTGGCGGATGCCCAGGGCGGCGTGCACGCGGCCAGGCCGGTGCCGCCGGCGACGTACGGATACATGTTGGCCTGCACGTCCTGCCCCGCGGCCCGCGCCGAGTCGATCTTGGCGACGGCGCGTGCCGCCTTGGGCCAGTTGCGCACGCCCGCCGCCTTGAGGTGATAGATCTCGGTGGCCACGCCTCCTTCGCGTCCGATGCGCAGCAGTTCGTCGATCGCCTCGAGGTATTGGTCGCCCTCGGAACGCATATGGGAGATGTAGAGACCGCCGTACGGGGCCATCGCCTTTGCGATCTCCACCAGTTCTTCCGTGCTGGCAAAGTTGCCCGGCGGGTAGATGAGGGCGCTGGCGACGCCAAAGGCGCCGTCTTCCATCGCACGCCGCGTGGCGGCCCGCATGCTGTCGAGTTCCGCGGGCGACGCCGGTCCTTCCGCGGACCCTTTGGCGAACGATCGCAGCGTGGTGGCGCCGACAAACGACCCGATGTTCGGCGAGACGCCATGTGACGACATCGCGGTGAGCCAGGCGTCAAAACCATGGGGACCGGTGAAGCGGCGCGCGATCGAGTCGGGCGCGTTCGCCGGGTCGATCGCTGGCAGCACGCCGATGGTCTGGTGGTTCGCCGGGGCGTTGGTCCACCCTTCGCCCATGATCTCGGTCGTGATGCCCTGGCTGATCTTGCTGATGACGCGCCCGTCGCCGGTGAGGAACGCGTCGCGCGAGTGGCTCTGGATGTCGATGAAGCCCGGGGCGACGACGAGTCCGCTGGCGTCGAGGCGAAGGGTTGCCGGCGCCTCGCGCAGGCGACCGGCCGGCGTCATCAGTGCAATGCGATCGCCGCGGAGGGCGATGTCGCCCATGAACCACGCGTTGCCGGTTCCGTCGACGATGCGCCCGTTGGTGATGACGACGTCCCACGGCGCGGCACTGACCGGACGCGCGGAGGTCTCGGCGCCCTCACCTCCACAGGCCAGAATCAGGACGACGAGGCCACCGAAACCCATGACGCGCTTGCGCATGTCCCATGCTCCTTTCATTCTTGCCGTTAAATTGTATACAATTCTGGTGTGCACAATAAGACCGGCGGCCGACGCCGCTGGCAAGAGCCCCCCGTCACGCCCCGGATGAGCGCTTCCCCCGACGTCACGATCCGCGACCTCACCACCCTCGAGGAATACCAGGAGTGCTGTGAGCTGCAGGAGGAGACGTGGGGCCGCGGCTTCTCGGAGCGCGTACCCGCGGCCATCCTGCGCGTCGGCCAGAAGGTGGGCGGCGTCACGGCCGGCGCCTTTGACGGCAACGGTCGCATGCTCGGTTTCGTCTTTGGACTCACCGGCGTGCGCGGCGGCCGGCTCTCCCACTGGTCCGATATGCTCGCCGTGCGCGAGGACGCGCGCGGTCACCGCATCGGCGAACGCCTCAAGCACTACCAGCGCGAGCAGGTCCTCGCCCTCGGCGTCGAGGTGATGTACTGGACCTTTGATCCGCTCGTGTCCCGCAACGCGCACCTCAACCTCAACCGGCTGGGCGCGCGCGTCGCCGAGTACATAGAAGACATGTACGGGTCCAACACGAGGAGCCCGGTGCACGGCACGGTGCCCACCGATCGGTTTGTCGCCGAGTGGGAGTTGCGACCGCACATGCCGCCCCCGTTCCCCGGCGCCGACCTCGCGGACGGCGACGCCGCGGATGCGCCGTTGCTCAATCCGCTCGATGGCGCGGGACGCCCAACCGCGCGACCAGCCGAAGGCGCGCGCATCGTCCGTCTCCAGATCCCCGTCGACTCGAGCAGCCTTCACCAGCAGGGCGCCGACCTCCCGATTGCCTGGCGACTCGCCGTCCGCGGCGTCGTCGTGCCTCTCCTCGCCAGCGGATACCGGGTCACGCGTTTCGTGCGTGCGCGGGAGGGCTCGCTGCCCTACTACGTCCTCACCAGTCAGCCCTGAGTCGCATGCTGCAACTCGTTCGCGTGACCCTGCGGGAAATCCGCCTCCCACTCCGGGAGCCGTTCCAGATTTCTTCCGGCACCATGACGGAGCGCCGTATCGCGCTGCTCGAACTCGAGGACGCGAGCGGTGCGATCTCCTGGAGTGAGTGCGTGGCCGACGACGCGCCCAACTACCTGCCCGAAACCATCGATGTGGCGTGGCTGGCCATGACGAAGTGGGCGATTCCCCGCGTGCTGGGCAGCTCGTTCGCGGGGCCGGGCGACGTACACGCCGCGCTCGAGAAGGACTTCCGCGGGCACCAGATGGCCAAGGCAGCCGTCGAGATGGGAATGTGGGGCCTCGAAGCCGAGCGGCTCGGGATCCCGCTGGCCCGACTCATCGGGGGGACTCGAGAGGAGATCGACGTCGGGATCTCGCTCGGCATCCAGGCCTCGCCGGCCGCGCTGGTGGACAAAGCGCGCGCCGCCCTCGCACTCGGCTATCGCAAGATCAAGCTCAAGATCAAGCCGGGAAAGGACGTCGACTACGTGCGCGCGGTGCGCGAGGCGCTGCCCGACGCACCGATCATGGCCGACGCCAACAACGCCTACACGCTGGAGGACGTAGACGCGCTCATCGCGATGGATTCGCTGGGACTCATGATGTTTGAGCAGCCGCTCGCCTGGGACGACATCGTTCGCCACGCCGAGCTGCAGCCCCGACTCACCACGCCAATCTGCCTCGACGAGTCCATCACCAGCCTCGAACGCGCGCAGGACATGCTTCGCCTGGGCAGCGGGCGCATCATCAACATCAAGCCGGGCCGTGTTGGCGGCTTCACGTCGTCGCTCGCCATTCATGACTTCTGCGAAGCCAACGGCATCCCCGTCTGGTGCGGCGGCATGCTCGAAAGCGGCATTGGCCGCGCCTACAACGTCGCGCTCGCCTCGCTCCCCAACTTCGTGAAGCCGGGTGACGTGAGCCCGAGCGCCCGCTACTGGACCCGCGACATCGTCACTCCGGAATGGACGATGACCCCGCAGGGTACCACCCTCGTCCCGCTCGACAAGCCCGGCATCGGCGTGCTGGTCGACCGGAACCGCGTCGACCAGCTCACCGTTCGCAGCGAGACGCTGCGACATGGGAGCGCGTGACCACCGCCAGCGAACGCGCACGACAGCGCGCACTTGGCGCCTTTTCGCCCGCCGAGCGCGAGGTGGTCGTCGCCCTGCGCCGCGACCTCCACCAGCACCCGGAGCTTTCGTGGCAGGAACAGCGCACCGCCGCTCGGCTGGAGAAGGCGTTGCGCGACCTTGGCCTCGGTGACATTCGACGCGTTGCACGAACCGGCGTGGTGGCGCGCATCCCCGGCCGGCGATCCGACGCACCCGTCGTCGCGATTCGCGGTGACATCGACGCGCTGCCCATCCAGGAGGAAACCGGCCTCGCGTTCGCCTCGACCGTCGATGGCGTGATGCACGCCTGCGGACACGACGTCCATGCGTCGTGGGCGGTGGCCGCGGCGATGCGCCTGCTCGCCGAACCTGCGGCAGGCGACGTCCTCGTGGTGCTGCAACCGGCAGAAGAAGTGGGCGCGGGCGCGTTCGCGATACTCGAGTCCGGGGCGCTGGACGGTGTTGCCGCGATCTTCGGCGGGCATGTCGATCGACGCTTCGCGGTGGGCGAGGTAGTGGTGGAGCCCGGCCCGCTGGCCGCGTCGGCCGACAGTTTTTCGATCGAGATCATCGGCCAGGGTGCGCACGGTGCGCGCCCGCACGAAGCCGCGGACCCCATCGTCGCCGGCGCCGCGATCGTGGCCGCGCTGCAGACGATCGTCGCGCGCCGCGTGGATCCGGCCGCACCCGCCGTGGTGTCGGTGGGCTCGTTCCACGCGGGCGTCGCGGCCAACGTGATTCCCGAGCGAGCGACGCTCACCGGAACGCTTCGAGCGATGGATCCCGTCACCCGCCAGCGACTGCTCGACGAGGTGGCCCGGATCAGCGTCGCCGTTGGCGAGGCGCACGGCGTGAACGTCGCCGCTCGCGTGGAGCGCGGCACGCCGCCGATCGTGAACACGCCCCGCGAAGCAGAATGGGCGCGGGCCGCCGCGGCCAGCGCGCTGGGCAGCGATGCGGTGGTGCCGTTCGGCATCACCAACATGGGCGGCGAGGACTTCGCGTTCTATATGGAGCGCATTCCCGGTTGCTTCATGCGCATCGGGGCGCGCGAAACCGGTGGTGAGCGGATCGCCGCGCACTCACCGCGGTTCCACGCATCGGAAGACGCGATCTTCGTGGGCGCTGCGCTCCTTGCCGAGTGTGCCCGGACGGCGAGTCGGGAGCTGCTCGCGGCCCGTTAGGCGACGCGCCCGTTCAGCAGCGCGCCGCGGCGAAGCCGTTGTACATCAGCCTGGAACTGCTCGCCGCCCGTTAGGCGGCGCGCGGTTCAGCGGCGCGACAGCCAGGCGAAGTCGTTGTGCACCTGGTCGAGGGTGCCTGGCAGGAGCGTCATCGAGATCGGCCGGTTCTGCCGGGCGTCGGTGATCTCGACCCTCAGCGTCCCCGCGGCGAACTCCGACGGCGCGTACGCGGCAATGAACGACCGGGCGATCGGCCGCGAGCCGTTGGCCGTGAGCGCACTGTACGTGCCGCTTTCGATCGGCGCGACGAGCGTGTCGTTGCGGAACAGCCGGATCATGGTGACGTCGCCACGACGAAAATCCACGTCTCCGCGCGAGCTGAACGGAAAGGCCGCGTCCTTGTTCGACGCATTCAGCATGACGACGGCGCGCCGCTCGCTCACGTAGGCGTCGAACGGCTGCCAGCCCCGGATGGGATCGGCCGGAATCTTCATCGGATCGGCCGCCTCGTCGGCCCGATACCGCATGACCTGCGGCGTCATGACCAGCAGCGTCACGTCGTTTGCAGTCTGCCGATAGGACTCGATCGTCGGTCGGACACGCTCGGCGACGTCATTCAGCTGTGCACGCGGCACGCTGGCCTCTGGCCAGACGGGGATCGACTCCTCGCTCGCCGCCGTCGTGCGGGCGAGCACGCGCCCCTTCACCACCGCATCACGAATCGCAGTCGGCGTCACGAGTCGGCGTGTAGCGGTTCCAAGCGCCACGAGGCGGCCCTGTGCGCGTGAAATCACGGGCGCGCCGCGCGCGCCGCGCGGAGCTGACGCGGTCGCGATCGACCTGGCATCGAAGGCCGAGACCACCGTCGCCACCGGTGAGCCCTCGGCGCGGTTGCTGGCCGGCAGGAAGAACACCGAGTCCGCCACGGCTGGGTCTTCGGCGACCGGGGCCACGATCGCACAACGCTGACACCGTCGCATGGGCAGCAGGAGCGTCGCCAGACCCGAGGTCCGGTCCACGGACAGGACGGTCGCCTTCAACTGGGTGTTGGCGTCGATGAAAACACCAACCACGGAATCCGGAGGCACCAGGTCCGCCGACGTGAGCGCGAGTCCGGAAGAGTCCACGAGCACGGCGGCCCCACGTCCGGCCGACGACCAGGCGGCAAGCGTTGCGCGACGCGCGGTGAGGAGCAGCAGGGAGTCTGCGGCGGCGTCCGGAGCCGCTGCCGAGTCCGAGCCCACCGGTGGCCCGACTACGGCGACCGAGTCGACCTGCACGGCAGCGGTTGGTGCGACCGGCGCCACGGAGGCCGGCGGCGTCGCCTCACCCGCGTCGCGCGTGACCAACCACCCGATCAGCGCCGCGGCGGCCACACCCGCAACGCCCCAGGTGATGGCGCGCGGCCGCTGACGGCCGCCCGCTGTAGATGGTTTGGTTTCAGGCGACTCCCGCTGTGGCAACGCTGCCGGCTCCTGCTGTGGCGACGCTGCCGGTTCCGGCTCCACGGTGGTCGGCACGGTGCCGGACGGCGCGGCGTCATCCGGCGAAACCGCTTCGGGCGTCGTCGCCACGGGGTCGAGCACCGAATCCGGCGCCCGGGCCACCGCCGGTCGAGGCTGTGTCTGTCGTGGCATCGACGGGGGCGTCAGCAGCGCGGACGCTTGCGCCGCCAGGGGCTCGACCCGCTGCACACCGCTGGCAGGTCGTGCGGGCGGCGTGGGAAGAGAAGGCGTGGACAGCGCGGGCGTCGCAATCGATGGCGACGCAATCGACGGGCTGCGCGCCGGTGTCGCGCTGCGCTGCGACAACGCCACCAGGTACGCCTGTTCCGCGTCGCTCAACGGCATCGCCGAGACCGCCGCGTCGATCTCCGCGACGAACTCCAGCGCATCGGCGTAGCGGGCATTGGGATCGGGCGCGAGCGCTCGATTGAACGCGGCCTGCAACGCGTCCGGCCATGCCACCTCGGGGCGCACGGTCAGCAAGGGTCGCGGCTGACTCGTCAGGCGCGCCACCATCGCTTCGCTGCTCGACCCCTCCGGGTACGCGCTGGCGCCGGTGAGCATGCGGAACGCCATCAGCGCCAGCGCATACAGGTCGCTCCGGCCGTCGAGATCGTCGCCGGCCAGTTGCTCGGGACTCATGTAATCCGGCGTACCGACCACGAGACCCGTGGAGGTGAACTGCTGCGTGCCGCGATGCATGGCGCGCGCAATGCCAAAGTCCACGAGCTTGACCAGATCGGTGCCGTTGCGACCCTTGCCGATCATCACGTTGTCCGGCTTGAGGTCGCGGTGCAGGATGCCCATCGCGTGCGCCGCCGTCAGGGCCTCGCCGGTTTGCCGGACGATTTCCGCGGTGCGGACCGTGTGCAGGCGCCCGTCGCGACCCAGGATACGCGACAAGGGCTCGCCGTCCACGTACTCCATCGCCAGGTACACGATGCGGTCCGTCGTCTCGCCGAAGTCGTAGACTTGCGCCACGTTCGGATGCGAGATCTGGCTGGCGTTCTCCGCTTCACGATGAAAGCGCCCCACCGCAACCGGATCGCCCAGCATCCACGGTCGCATGAGCTTGAGCGCGACTTTGCGCTTCATGCGAACGTGTTCGGCCAGGTAGACCTCACCCATGCCGCCTTCGCCCAGTTTCTCCTGGACCAGGAACCGGTCAGCGACGACGGTGCCAAGCAGGGAGCCCGAGCCGGACGCAACCAACGCGGCGCCGTCGACCGTGCAAAACCGGTCGTCGCCGCCGTAGGTCCGTCCGCATTGGGGGCAGGTCCTGACGTCGTTCACGCGAAGTGGGCGAGAGCGGGCAAGGGGCTAATCTAGCGTTTTGGCGGGTGGGTCATGGATACGACGCTGATTCGCCGGGTAGGCAATCTCCGTGCTGGCAACCCGGGACCGCCGTCCACGTTCGTAACGTGGTGCCATGCGTTGAGTTGCGTGAAGACGGGACGGAACGCGACACCGGGCGCCGACCGGGCTCATGGCCGCCAGCCCGGCCCGCGGAGCGCAACACCGGGCCGGGCGCCCGTGTGCTGACCGTTTCGCAGGACGCGCACCCCGTTGACCCAGACCTGCTCGACACCGCGACTCACCTGGTGCGGCCGTTCCGGCGTCGCGAGGTCCATGATGGTCGCGTCGTCAAAGATCACGAGGTCGGCCTTCATCCCTTCGCGCAGGAGTCCCCGATCGCGCAGCGACAGCCTCGATGCCACCGCCGAGGTCATGCGTCGAACGGCGTCCTCGAGGGTGAGGAGCTTCTGTTCCCGCACGTAGCGTCCGAGGATGCGCGGGTAGGTGCCATATGCACGCGGGTGCACGACCGCTTTGGTGCTGTCGGGGTCAACGCCACCGGCGTCGGTGCCGATGACGACCCACGGAAACTTCAGTTGGGCGCGGACGTTGTCCTCGGACATCGTGAAATTGATCTTTGACAGATCGCGACCCTCTGTCGTGATGAGATGCACGATGGTCTCGGCCCACGGCTGACCCAGATCGGCCGAGATCTCGCTGAGGCGCTTGCCTTCGTACTTCGCGAACTCGGGACGGCGGAAGTCGGCGATGAGATAGGCCTCCGGCCCCTCGAGCTGACAGAGCGGCGCGCCGGAGAGATCGGTCATGTCGCGCAGGATGCGCGCGCGCGTCGTCGGGTCCCTCAGGTTGTCCATGAGCTTCCCGTTTTCGCTCGCCCAGTCCGGAAAACACTCGCCGAGGTTGTTGCCGCTGAACGGGTAGGGGTACATGGTGCCGGCGACATCGAGCCCAGCGCGGCGCGCCGAGTCGATCTTTGCCATCATCCCCGGCGACTTGGGCCAGTTGCGACGCAACGACGCCTTGAGGTGATAGATGTCGAGCCGCACCCCGCCATCGCGCGCGATACGCATGGCCTCGTCGATCGCCTCGAACAGCGAATCGTCTTCGGAGCGCATGTGCGTGATGTAGCTGCCGTGGAACGGCGCCATCGCGCGGGCCATCTCCACGAGTTCGCCGGTACCCGCATACGCCCCGGGCGGATAGATGAGTGCGCTCGAGATGCCGAATGCGCCGTCACGCATCGCGTCCGCGACCACGCGCCGCATGGTGTCGAGGCGTGCCGCATCCGGAGCGCCGGGCGCCTGTCCCATGGCATACGCGCGCACGGTCGTCGCCCCGAGGTACGAACCGATGTTCACCGAGTTGCCGTTGGCCTCGATGGCCCGCAGCCACGTGTCGAACCCGCGCGGGCCGCGAAAACTGCGCTGCAACTCGGCACGGCGGGGCGCCATGTCGTTCACGTCCGCGAGCGCCTCGATGTTCTCGTTGGACGGCGCGGGCGTCGTGGCCTCGCCCAGGATTTCACTGGTCACTCCCTGCGTGACCTTGGAAAGCACACGACCATCGCGCCACAGCACCGCCTCCCACGAGTGACCCTGGATGTCGATGAATCCAGGCGCGACGACGTGGTCGCGCGCGTCCACGCGTTCGCGTGCCGACGTTCCGCGGAGAGTGCCCGGTGGCCCGATGGCCACGATACGATCGCCCCGGATCCCGATCTCCCCGCGAAACCATGGGTTGCCCGTGCCATCGACCACCTTCGCGTTCTCGATGACGACGTCGTAGGCGCCGGTGGGCACGCCGACACCTGGCCCGGGCTGGCGTGCGCACCCAACGGTCGTCAGCAGGACGAGCGCCGCCGTCGGCGCACCGGAACGCAGCCGCCCGGTCACTTTCCTTCCAGGACGGTCGTGATGGCCGCGATGTGTGCCGCCGCGGCGGCGATGGCGCTCGACAGCCGCGTCACCTCGCGATTGGTGGTGTCCCAGTCAGTGAGTTCGATCCCTTCGCGCACGCCGGGCAGCGTCTTCACGCCGTAGCCCGTGTAGAGGCCCGGCGCGTACAGGAGGTGCTTGTACCACGGCCGCTTGGGCAGGCCCTCAGGCGATGTGAACGTGCGCTCGACGTCGCGCAACATCGCGTTGGCGCGCTGGAGCACGGGTACGGCGGGCGGCGTGCGCGTAGCCGCGGCGAATGCGCGCTCGTAGTCGGCGGCGGCGCGCGTCAGTGCATCGACGGCGTTGTCGAGCGGGGCGAAGTTCAGGTGCGGGACGGTGACCGCGCGCGCCGGTGGCTTGACGGGATCTTTTGGATCGGCCGTCGCCGCGATCGTGCCGTCGTCGAGCAG
Proteins encoded:
- a CDS encoding D-aminoacylase, with product MACGGEGAETSARPVSAAPWDVVITNGRIVDGTGNAWFMGDIALRGDRIALMTPAGRLREAPATLRLDASGLVVAPGFIDIQSHSRDAFLTGDGRVISKISQGITTEIMGEGWTNAPANHQTIGVLPAIDPANAPDSIARRFTGPHGFDAWLTAMSSHGVSPNIGSFVGATTLRSFAKGSAEGPASPAELDSMRAATRRAMEDGAFGVASALIYPPGNFASTEELVEIAKAMAPYGGLYISHMRSEGDQYLEAIDELLRIGREGGVATEIYHLKAAGVRNWPKAARAVAKIDSARAAGQDVQANMYPYVAGGTGLAACTPPWASANDKLLDNLRDASTRARILAEMNSDRTTWENLCRMATAQGVMTVGYTQDSLRVYEGKRISEIAAARGRDPANTIVDLLLATNGQLGMLVFMMSEENVEMQMRQPWMKFGTDADGWDPDSAARGLTHPRAYGTYPRILGHYVRDRHVLPLEDAVRKASAAVATRLSIGDRGLLKPGFYADVVIFDPATIADRATFTQPHQVSTGVRHVFVNGTHVWRDGQHTGAKPGRVLRGPGWTGASR
- the menC gene encoding o-succinylbenzoate synthase, with amino-acid sequence MLQLVRVTLREIRLPLREPFQISSGTMTERRIALLELEDASGAISWSECVADDAPNYLPETIDVAWLAMTKWAIPRVLGSSFAGPGDVHAALEKDFRGHQMAKAAVEMGMWGLEAERLGIPLARLIGGTREEIDVGISLGIQASPAALVDKARAALALGYRKIKLKIKPGKDVDYVRAVREALPDAPIMADANNAYTLEDVDALIAMDSLGLMMFEQPLAWDDIVRHAELQPRLTTPICLDESITSLERAQDMLRLGSGRIINIKPGRVGGFTSSLAIHDFCEANGIPVWCGGMLESGIGRAYNVALASLPNFVKPGDVSPSARYWTRDIVTPEWTMTPQGTTLVPLDKPGIGVLVDRNRVDQLTVRSETLRHGSA
- a CDS encoding amidohydrolase: MTTASERARQRALGAFSPAEREVVVALRRDLHQHPELSWQEQRTAARLEKALRDLGLGDIRRVARTGVVARIPGRRSDAPVVAIRGDIDALPIQEETGLAFASTVDGVMHACGHDVHASWAVAAAMRLLAEPAAGDVLVVLQPAEEVGAGAFAILESGALDGVAAIFGGHVDRRFAVGEVVVEPGPLAASADSFSIEIIGQGAHGARPHEAADPIVAGAAIVAALQTIVARRVDPAAPAVVSVGSFHAGVAANVIPERATLTGTLRAMDPVTRQRLLDEVARISVAVGEAHGVNVAARVERGTPPIVNTPREAEWARAAAASALGSDAVVPFGITNMGGEDFAFYMERIPGCFMRIGARETGGERIAAHSPRFHASEDAIFVGAALLAECARTASRELLAAR
- a CDS encoding protein kinase, with amino-acid sequence MNDVRTCPQCGRTYGGDDRFCTVDGAALVASGSGSLLGTVVADRFLVQEKLGEGGMGEVYLAEHVRMKRKVALKLMRPWMLGDPVAVGRFHREAENASQISHPNVAQVYDFGETTDRIVYLAMEYVDGEPLSRILGRDGRLHTVRTAEIVRQTGEALTAAHAMGILHRDLKPDNVMIGKGRNGTDLVKLVDFGIARAMHRGTQQFTSTGLVVGTPDYMSPEQLAGDDLDGRSDLYALALMAFRMLTGASAYPEGSSSEAMVARLTSQPRPLLTVRPEVAWPDALQAAFNRALAPDPNARYADALEFVAEIDAAVSAMPLSDAEQAYLVALSQRSATPARSPSIASPSIATPALSTPSLPTPPARPASGVQRVEPLAAQASALLTPPSMPRQTQPRPAVARAPDSVLDPVATTPEAVSPDDAAPSGTVPTTVEPEPAASPQQEPAALPQRESPETKPSTAGGRQRPRAITWGVAGVAAAALIGWLVTRDAGEATPPASVAPVAPTAAVQVDSVAVVGPPVGSDSAAAPDAAADSLLLLTARRATLAAWSSAGRGAAVLVDSSGLALTSADLVPPDSVVGVFIDANTQLKATVLSVDRTSGLATLLLPMRRCQRCAIVAPVAEDPAVADSVFFLPASNRAEGSPVATVVSAFDARSIATASAPRGARGAPVISRAQGRLVALGTATRRLVTPTAIRDAVVKGRVLARTTAASEESIPVWPEASVPRAQLNDVAERVRPTIESYRQTANDVTLLVMTPQVMRYRADEAADPMKIPADPIRGWQPFDAYVSERRAVVMLNASNKDAAFPFSSRGDVDFRRGDVTMIRLFRNDTLVAPIESGTYSALTANGSRPIARSFIAAYAPSEFAAGTLRVEITDARQNRPISMTLLPGTLDQVHNDFAWLSRR
- a CDS encoding D-aminoacylase, producing the protein MPTGAYDVVIENAKVVDGTGNPWFRGEIGIRGDRIVAIGPPGTLRGTSARERVDARDHVVAPGFIDIQGHSWEAVLWRDGRVLSKVTQGVTSEILGEATTPAPSNENIEALADVNDMAPRRAELQRSFRGPRGFDTWLRAIEANGNSVNIGSYLGATTVRAYAMGQAPGAPDAARLDTMRRVVADAMRDGAFGISSALIYPPGAYAGTGELVEMARAMAPFHGSYITHMRSEDDSLFEAIDEAMRIARDGGVRLDIYHLKASLRRNWPKSPGMMAKIDSARRAGLDVAGTMYPYPFSGNNLGECFPDWASENGKLMDNLRDPTTRARILRDMTDLSGAPLCQLEGPEAYLIADFRRPEFAKYEGKRLSEISADLGQPWAETIVHLITTEGRDLSKINFTMSEDNVRAQLKFPWVVIGTDAGGVDPDSTKAVVHPRAYGTYPRILGRYVREQKLLTLEDAVRRMTSAVASRLSLRDRGLLREGMKADLVIFDDATIMDLATPERPHQVSRGVEQVWVNGVRVLRNGQHTGARPGVALRGPGWRP